The Chryseobacterium suipulveris genome window below encodes:
- a CDS encoding diphosphomevalonate/mevalonate 3,5-bisphosphate decarboxylase family protein has translation MEQDFLGNKNFTVSSQTVSASCPSNIALIKYWGKFDNQIPANPSISYTLNHCKTNTSVEFLADESFSVQTFLAGNEEKKFAEKIEKYFRNIEEYLPWILKGKYIIKTENTFPHSSGIASSASGFGAIAKCLMELDGIFSGITDEDSKLKKASFLARLGSGSACRSLYNGLIVWGETKEVAGSSDLFAVPYPNEEIHSMFKKFNDWVLLIHEGEKSVSSTVGHGLMKTNPYAERRFQEAHENFTTLKEILKTGDMRRFIKLVEHEALTLHAMMMMSDPAFILMKTGTLEVINKIWEFRKATGLDLFFTLDAGANVHLLFPEDSSSETIKSFIVKELLQHTQNGGVVKDEMRF, from the coding sequence CTGCGAGTTGTCCGAGCAATATCGCACTGATTAAATATTGGGGAAAATTCGACAATCAGATTCCCGCGAATCCGAGCATCAGTTATACTTTGAATCACTGTAAAACCAATACTTCTGTTGAGTTTTTGGCAGATGAAAGTTTTTCCGTCCAGACTTTTTTGGCGGGAAATGAAGAGAAGAAATTCGCCGAGAAAATCGAAAAATATTTCAGAAATATCGAGGAATACTTACCCTGGATTTTAAAGGGAAAATACATCATCAAAACCGAAAACACGTTTCCGCACAGTTCGGGAATTGCGAGTTCTGCATCGGGATTTGGCGCGATTGCAAAATGTTTGATGGAACTCGACGGGATTTTTTCAGGAATAACCGATGAAGATTCTAAACTAAAAAAAGCCAGTTTCCTCGCTCGTTTGGGAAGCGGAAGTGCGTGCAGAAGTTTATACAACGGACTGATTGTTTGGGGCGAAACCAAGGAAGTTGCAGGAAGTTCCGACCTTTTTGCGGTTCCTTATCCGAATGAGGAAATCCATTCCATGTTCAAGAAATTTAACGACTGGGTTCTGCTCATCCACGAAGGCGAAAAATCGGTGAGTTCCACTGTGGGACACGGTTTGATGAAAACCAATCCTTATGCGGAAAGAAGATTTCAAGAAGCCCATGAAAATTTCACTACACTGAAAGAAATCCTGAAAACGGGCGATATGAGGCGCTTTATCAAACTCGTGGAACACGAAGCACTCACGCTTCACGCGATGATGATGATGAGCGACCCTGCCTTTATCCTGATGAAAACGGGAACGTTGGAAGTCATCAACAAAATCTGGGAATTCAGAAAAGCAACCGGACTAGACTTGTTTTTCACGCTCGACGCGGGAGCAAATGTTCACCTGCTCTTCCCTGAAGATTCTTCATCCGAAACCATCAAAAGTTTCATCGTGAAAGAACTTTTGCAACACACGCAAAACGGTGGAGTAGTGAAGGACGAAATGAGGTTTTAA